Proteins from a genomic interval of Dermacentor variabilis isolate Ectoservices chromosome 8, ASM5094787v1, whole genome shotgun sequence:
- the LOC142589872 gene encoding uncharacterized protein LOC142589872 has product MCDVIPAVEKRGPNSARRDRPSESPTRRCRGGGARSWWRNPPPHHRIKSPVPKGTLITSTPSIHPSCQLWKSGPSTRLVAVMSQSSQRILHGMSDDAYKAKLQRCAAAKKRRRAEETDEEREQRLAKRRAYYAARRMRSTSLDLGASTSITHALNADATLATSDRSAASLMNALNGNVTASTRSMSSMELYNLNRRRRRAEETPEQREQRLARERERDAARKAKRDESRRKRQAEESPEARAQRLKKRREKSLAKARQRQRREERARRVKECEPATREFHKRFTNNPFGCVCSVRERLWHKDKLTPVSELMFPTLRRAYPELVEQTLASAVVCGTCKSSLGEEKIPLYSVSNGYEYPPMPEGLLRLNPVAERLLSPRIPFYRSAGS; this is encoded by the coding sequence atgtgtgacgtcataccagctgtggaaaagcggggccccaattccgctcgtcgcgatcgtcccagcgaatccccCACGCGCCGCTGCCGTGGGGGAGGCGCTCGctcttggtggcgcaacccaccgccccatcaTAGGATAAAgagccccgttccaaaggggacgctcataacatccaccccatccatccatccgtcatgccagctgtggaaaagcggcccctcaactcggctcgtcgcagtcatgtcgcagtcgtcccagcgaatcctccacggtatgtcggatgatgcgtataaggcgaagctgcaacgatgtgctgcagctaagaagcggcggcgtgcggaagaaacggatgaagagcgggaacaacgtttagctaaacggcgtgcatattatgcagccaggcgaatgcgttcaacatctcttgatctgggtgcatctacaagtatcacgcatgctctcaatgctgacgcgactttggcgacatCTGATCGTTCGGCAGCAAGCCTTATGAATGCTTTAAATGGCAACGtgactgcatctacacgttcgatgagcagtatggaactctacaacctgaacagaagacgacgacgtgcTGAAGAAACGCCTGAACAGAGAGAGCAACGCCTTGCCAGGGAAAGAGAGCGAGACGCTGCTAGGAAAGCGAAACGCGACGAGTCGAGGAGAAAGCGCCAAGCGGAAGAATCACCCGAAGCGAGAGCTCAACGATTGAAGAAGCGACGAGAGAAATCTCTTGCCAAGGCTCGTCAACGTCAACGACGTGAAGAGCGTGCGAGAAGAGTCAAGGAGTGTGAGCCCGCAACTCGTGAATTTCACAAACGCTTTACAAACAATCCCTTTGGCTGTGTGTGTTCTGTGCGTGAACGGTTGTGGCATAAGGACAAACTTACACCGGTAAGCGAACTTATGTTCCCTACTTTGAGGAGGGCTTACCCAGAGTTGGTTGAGCAAACGTTAGCGAGTGCAGTGGTGTGTGGCACGTGTAAATCCAGTCTCGGAGAAGAAAAGATTCCACTGTACAGTGTGTCTAATGGGTACGAGTATCCGCCCATGCCAGAGGGTTTGCTGCGGTTGAATCCTGTAGCCGAACGGTTGCTGTCTCCCCGCATACCCTTTTACAGATCCGCAGGCTCATGA